A single region of the Rhodopirellula bahusiensis genome encodes:
- a CDS encoding Flp family type IVb pilin, with the protein MKKFAENVVAFLKEEDGPTAVEYAVLLALIIVVCIGAVTTIGNNANDKFGEAGAAIAAN; encoded by the coding sequence ATGAAGAAATTTGCTGAAAACGTTGTTGCTTTCCTGAAAGAAGAAGACGGACCAACTGCTGTTGAGTACGCCGTCTTGTTGGCTCTGATCATCGTCGTTTGTATCGGTGCTGTTACCACAATCGGTAACAACGCCAACGACAAGTTCGGCGAAGCTGGCGCTGCAATCGCTGCCAACTAA
- the lptB gene encoding LPS export ABC transporter ATP-binding protein: protein MSDEFTPTSFPTESPSGHDAMPQSTEPVLEAVGLQKTYGRRRVVDGVNLHVGEAEIVGLLGPNGAGKSTSFRMICGLVQPDQGRVYLGGQDVTDWPMFRRARDGQMGYLPQEPSVFKKLTVEQNISALFELLGVDRKQRKLRTNELLEEFNITHIRKSRAAGLSGGERRRLEIARCLVSNPRIVMLDEPFAGIDPVTVQSIQGVIQQLRDSGISVLITDHAAREILTTVDRCYVIYQGQVLIDGTPEEVKRHPKVREEYLGDLDAAAGSAVDNTHAAPAQPATNEFRIDPAHAQQPPPATPAAAKPRRQVPRRRVTDV, encoded by the coding sequence ATGAGTGACGAATTTACACCAACGTCCTTTCCCACCGAATCTCCTTCGGGGCACGACGCAATGCCGCAGTCCACCGAGCCCGTTTTGGAAGCGGTTGGTTTGCAGAAGACCTACGGTCGTCGTCGCGTCGTCGATGGAGTGAACTTGCACGTGGGTGAGGCAGAGATCGTTGGTCTGCTCGGGCCAAACGGCGCCGGTAAATCGACCAGCTTTCGTATGATCTGCGGACTGGTCCAACCTGACCAAGGCCGAGTTTACTTGGGCGGACAGGACGTCACTGATTGGCCGATGTTCCGGCGTGCTCGTGACGGGCAAATGGGGTACCTGCCGCAAGAGCCCAGCGTCTTCAAAAAGTTGACGGTCGAACAAAATATCTCGGCGCTGTTTGAGTTGCTGGGCGTTGATCGCAAGCAACGCAAGCTGCGGACGAATGAGTTGTTGGAAGAGTTCAACATCACGCACATTCGAAAGAGCCGAGCAGCAGGCTTGTCCGGTGGTGAACGCCGCCGGCTAGAGATCGCACGTTGCCTGGTGTCGAACCCACGCATCGTGATGCTCGATGAGCCGTTTGCGGGGATCGACCCCGTCACTGTGCAATCCATTCAAGGCGTGATTCAACAGCTTCGCGATTCCGGGATTAGCGTGTTGATCACGGACCATGCGGCCCGGGAAATTCTGACCACCGTCGACCGTTGCTATGTGATCTACCAAGGGCAAGTGCTGATCGATGGAACGCCGGAGGAAGTCAAACGACATCCGAAGGTGCGTGAAGAGTACCTGGGTGACCTCGATGCGGCTGCGGGCTCAGCGGTCGACAACACCCATGCGGCTCCGGCCCAACCTGCGACGAATGAATTCCGAATCGATCCCGCCCACGCTCAACAACCACCGCCCGCAACACCTGCTGCTGCGAAACCTCGCCGGCAAGTTCCTCGGCGTCGCGTGACCGACGTCTGA
- the ilvA gene encoding threonine ammonia-lyase, producing MSPLIAADKIEAARQRIASVVRHTPLMRNARLSALYNAEILLKREDLQEVRSYKIRGAYNRMSQLSESQRAAGVVCASAGNHAQGFAYACHAMEIQGRVFMPAVTPKQKVEKVKLFGQQHVEVILIGDTFDDAAAEAHRAAEEGLTYIPPFDDPAIIEGQGTVGAEILEDHPDPIDIVLVAVGGGGLVSGLGSIFKQLSPKTKIIGIEPAGAPAMHDSLREGKVVTLDKIDSFVDGAAVRRVGDLNFEIAQLVIDEMVLVPEGKVCSVMLQLYNDEGLVVEPAGALSIAALEQLAGELRGKTVVCVVGGSNNDITRTEEIRDRAMLYEGLQHYFIIKFPQRAGALREFLNNVLGPTDDITHFEYTRKHNRETGPALVGLQVAHRDDYQGLLDRMAASNFEYQVVNEQRMLFELLV from the coding sequence ATGTCTCCTTTGATTGCCGCCGACAAAATCGAGGCGGCTCGCCAGCGAATCGCGAGCGTCGTTCGCCACACACCGCTGATGCGAAACGCTCGGCTCTCAGCTCTTTATAACGCCGAGATTCTGCTCAAGCGTGAAGACCTGCAAGAGGTCCGAAGCTACAAAATCCGCGGCGCTTACAACCGGATGTCGCAACTCAGCGAATCGCAACGCGCCGCTGGAGTGGTCTGTGCCAGCGCAGGCAACCACGCTCAAGGATTCGCCTACGCTTGCCATGCGATGGAGATTCAAGGCCGAGTCTTCATGCCCGCGGTCACGCCCAAGCAAAAGGTCGAAAAGGTCAAACTGTTTGGCCAACAACATGTCGAAGTCATCCTCATCGGTGACACGTTCGATGATGCTGCGGCCGAAGCTCACCGTGCCGCCGAAGAAGGTTTGACCTACATCCCTCCCTTCGATGATCCCGCCATTATCGAAGGACAAGGAACGGTCGGTGCTGAGATTTTAGAAGACCATCCCGACCCGATCGACATCGTTCTGGTTGCAGTCGGTGGCGGCGGTTTGGTCTCGGGGCTGGGGAGCATATTCAAACAGCTTTCACCCAAGACAAAGATCATCGGGATCGAGCCAGCTGGAGCGCCGGCGATGCACGATAGTCTTCGCGAAGGCAAAGTCGTCACACTGGACAAGATCGACAGCTTCGTCGATGGAGCCGCGGTCCGGCGGGTCGGTGATTTGAACTTCGAAATCGCTCAACTCGTGATTGATGAAATGGTCCTCGTTCCCGAGGGCAAGGTCTGCAGTGTGATGTTGCAGCTTTACAACGACGAGGGCCTCGTCGTGGAACCCGCGGGGGCTCTGTCGATCGCGGCTCTCGAGCAACTCGCTGGTGAACTGCGAGGCAAGACTGTTGTTTGTGTCGTCGGTGGCAGCAACAACGACATCACTCGCACCGAAGAAATTCGCGACCGAGCGATGTTGTACGAAGGCCTGCAGCACTACTTCATCATCAAGTTCCCTCAGCGAGCCGGAGCGCTGCGAGAGTTCTTGAACAATGTCCTCGGCCCTACCGACGACATCACGCACTTCGAATACACCCGAAAGCACAATCGCGAAACAGGACCGGCGCTCGTTGGTTTGCAAGTGGCTCACCGTGACGACTACCAAGGTTTGCTTGACCGAATGGCGGCCAGCAACTTCGAGTACCAAGTCGTCAACGAACAACGAATGCTGTTCGAACTGCTGGTTTAA
- the lepB gene encoding signal peptidase I gives MKPPTESKSTNDGSVSEAQAAFDALTIPQQRAAVFRLQAGRETVEAFAVAFILALLFRAFIAEAFVIPTGSMAPALMGAHKDIFCDQCGQQFPIGASSENRTPALELAVVGGICPNCRHVNSLDLANDPNHQTFSGDRILVSKFAYTLKDPKRWDVIVFKVPVNPKQNYIKRLVGLPEETVSIRYGDVYAKQNSDSDVSGIGAIQRKPPEKLMAMSHLVYDSSHQAQSLIDAGYPSRLQPWNPGDDSVPTDSWAVDQSKDGVTATVQAAEGQTKWLRYYHHFPNQQQWNAAIAGESLADVDPRSGRLVTDFYSYDAYLHVRSDRVYDQKPTPVNVSRLQRMLGKTRSDGVFRLDYKSGGDLSQFRDTVSFGENYHGSGGVHWVGDLIVSQNIETSADAKQLSFEIVEAGVRHLCEIDLKTGEAKLTLDDGEVHAFDGEGNVHPVAVTSVRAGEQHDFRFSNADNELTLWIDDEVVAFQSPTTFDFESIVPADENQPRYAGPGNPLDSAPVAIGVNGGSATLNQFVIRRDKYYIAIDSRELDMLDYDMGALRRFVGAGTRTEEIVRDIQLLMGEPTIWADFPGWQERRTVSFRMEEDQFFPMGDNSPASLDARCWAGNKTRLGNYSSPDKDAYKFADVSYVPRDLLVGKALLVFWPHPWKSPLPFWPNLDRMQRIK, from the coding sequence ATGAAACCACCGACCGAATCGAAGTCCACCAACGACGGTTCCGTGTCGGAAGCCCAGGCGGCTTTCGATGCTTTGACGATTCCGCAACAAAGGGCGGCTGTCTTCCGATTGCAGGCTGGCCGCGAAACCGTGGAAGCTTTTGCGGTGGCCTTCATTCTGGCTCTGTTGTTTCGTGCCTTCATCGCGGAAGCCTTCGTGATCCCGACCGGATCGATGGCGCCCGCGTTGATGGGGGCTCACAAGGATATTTTTTGCGACCAATGTGGCCAGCAATTCCCGATCGGCGCGAGTTCCGAGAATCGCACGCCGGCACTCGAGTTGGCGGTGGTCGGCGGAATTTGTCCGAATTGCCGGCACGTGAACTCGTTGGACTTGGCGAACGATCCGAACCATCAAACGTTCAGTGGCGACCGGATTTTAGTCAGCAAATTCGCCTACACACTGAAAGATCCCAAACGCTGGGATGTGATCGTCTTCAAGGTTCCGGTCAACCCGAAGCAAAACTACATCAAACGCCTCGTCGGATTGCCCGAAGAAACCGTATCCATTCGTTACGGAGACGTCTACGCGAAGCAGAACTCAGATTCCGACGTGTCGGGAATCGGTGCAATTCAACGCAAGCCACCTGAGAAGCTGATGGCGATGAGCCATCTCGTATATGACAGCAGCCACCAGGCTCAATCGTTAATCGATGCGGGATATCCCTCGCGATTGCAACCCTGGAATCCTGGCGATGATTCGGTTCCAACTGATTCTTGGGCGGTCGATCAGTCTAAAGATGGTGTGACGGCAACGGTTCAGGCCGCTGAGGGGCAAACCAAGTGGCTCCGCTACTATCACCACTTTCCAAACCAGCAGCAGTGGAATGCAGCCATCGCCGGTGAGTCATTGGCGGACGTGGACCCGCGAAGCGGTCGACTCGTGACAGATTTCTACTCCTACGATGCATATTTGCACGTGCGTTCCGATCGTGTTTACGACCAGAAACCAACGCCGGTCAATGTGTCTCGTTTGCAACGCATGTTGGGCAAGACTCGTTCCGATGGAGTTTTTCGACTGGATTATAAATCCGGTGGCGACCTGTCTCAGTTCCGAGATACAGTCAGCTTTGGCGAAAATTACCATGGGTCCGGCGGTGTTCACTGGGTTGGTGACTTGATCGTCTCCCAAAACATCGAGACGTCGGCCGATGCGAAACAGCTCAGCTTTGAAATCGTCGAAGCCGGCGTGCGGCACCTTTGTGAAATCGATTTGAAAACCGGTGAAGCCAAACTGACACTCGATGACGGAGAGGTTCATGCGTTTGATGGAGAAGGCAACGTGCACCCAGTCGCGGTGACCTCTGTGCGGGCCGGCGAGCAGCACGATTTTCGATTTAGCAACGCGGACAACGAACTCACGCTTTGGATCGACGACGAAGTGGTTGCTTTCCAGTCGCCAACCACTTTCGATTTCGAGTCCATTGTCCCCGCCGATGAAAATCAGCCACGGTACGCTGGACCTGGCAATCCTTTGGACTCGGCGCCAGTCGCCATCGGTGTGAACGGGGGATCCGCGACTCTGAATCAGTTCGTGATCCGCCGTGACAAGTACTACATTGCGATCGATAGTAGGGAACTTGATATGCTCGATTATGACATGGGTGCCCTGCGTCGCTTTGTCGGTGCCGGCACGCGAACTGAAGAGATTGTTCGCGACATACAGCTTCTAATGGGTGAACCCACAATCTGGGCGGATTTCCCGGGCTGGCAAGAACGTCGCACGGTTTCGTTTCGCATGGAAGAAGACCAATTCTTTCCGATGGGTGACAACAGTCCCGCAAGTTTGGACGCACGGTGTTGGGCCGGCAATAAAACTCGGCTGGGCAACTACTCAAGCCCCGACAAAGATGCCTACAAATTCGCGGACGTTTCGTATGTCCCGCGAGATCTGTTGGTTGGCAAAGCGTTGCTGGTGTTTTGGCCGCACCCCTGGAAGTCGCCGTTGCCGTTTTGGCCCAACTTGGACCGGATGCAACGAATCAAGTGA
- a CDS encoding ABC transporter permease, producing the protein MGVRRALGATRSDIIGQFLIETVVLTASVGIAGVLFGLSVGPVFRLVKRVISTISPESLPPIVNSLEPRIAMWSVVLSLGISLGVGVLFGVYPARKAAYLDPIEALRHE; encoded by the coding sequence ATTGGTGTTCGCCGCGCACTCGGTGCAACACGAAGCGACATCATCGGTCAATTCTTGATCGAGACCGTTGTGCTAACGGCCAGTGTAGGAATCGCGGGAGTCTTGTTCGGGTTGTCTGTTGGCCCAGTGTTTCGGCTGGTCAAACGTGTCATCTCAACGATTTCTCCCGAGTCATTGCCGCCAATCGTCAATTCACTTGAGCCTCGGATTGCGATGTGGTCCGTCGTTCTGTCGCTTGGCATTTCTCTAGGAGTCGGCGTCCTGTTTGGCGTCTATCCGGCTAGGAAAGCGGCCTACCTAGATCCGATTGAGGCGCTGCGCCATGAATGA
- a CDS encoding DinB family protein, translating into MNSICFSKGTAAQLVCAAAFLAFFGVGSEAAEGDPIAVRVWPGGMVTVQSHWGLSVAVQNDASTPEGSAPEGDLPSNESEAGKIPKSSATISMGESGSYILSRPANQADATWKPVTGGNDSTDDEPQTPNDIRVSSLGGKAVHIQLDGVDLVIAGSDCTPQTLETIPSIDAVIGSNLQRFASEDDKMLPAHVRNWISDSSSPVESVETHDQDHNTVAVSMTTQDLKSESTAVWWNISTQPWQMPEAMDRMFIAMESSCSESQKVFAALTTEQMNFEPANGTHTPRWNVEHMMGRQLLFFSQMYHESDDSIPVMDLNPAQMPPDYKFANADWTGAEEARQMKRVSDFSRRFAYLLDGYSVNDKVPGSRWPTLKALLNQMERHYSEHTANTQKKFLLPGWPSKE; encoded by the coding sequence ATGAATTCGATCTGTTTCTCGAAGGGAACTGCAGCACAACTGGTATGCGCGGCAGCGTTTCTCGCGTTTTTCGGTGTCGGCTCTGAGGCCGCCGAAGGGGATCCAATCGCAGTTCGAGTTTGGCCTGGTGGAATGGTAACGGTTCAGTCGCATTGGGGACTGAGTGTCGCCGTCCAAAACGACGCCTCGACACCCGAGGGCTCAGCACCCGAAGGTGATTTGCCGAGCAATGAATCCGAGGCAGGCAAAATCCCCAAGTCCAGTGCGACGATTTCGATGGGTGAGTCAGGCTCATACATTCTCAGCCGCCCCGCCAACCAAGCCGACGCGACCTGGAAACCAGTCACCGGAGGCAACGACAGCACTGATGACGAACCCCAGACGCCGAACGACATCCGCGTGAGTTCGCTCGGCGGAAAGGCGGTCCACATTCAACTGGATGGCGTCGATTTGGTTATTGCGGGATCGGATTGCACGCCTCAAACGTTGGAAACGATTCCAAGCATCGACGCAGTCATTGGTTCCAATCTGCAGCGATTTGCCAGCGAAGATGACAAAATGTTGCCAGCTCACGTTCGGAACTGGATCTCCGACTCTTCTTCACCGGTCGAGTCAGTCGAAACGCACGACCAGGATCACAACACGGTCGCGGTTTCGATGACTACGCAGGATTTGAAGTCAGAGTCGACGGCTGTTTGGTGGAACATTTCGACTCAACCTTGGCAAATGCCCGAGGCAATGGACCGAATGTTCATCGCGATGGAATCATCTTGTTCGGAGTCGCAGAAGGTCTTCGCCGCTCTGACAACCGAGCAAATGAACTTCGAACCCGCAAACGGGACTCACACACCACGCTGGAACGTGGAACACATGATGGGTCGGCAACTACTGTTCTTTTCGCAGATGTACCACGAATCGGATGATTCGATTCCGGTGATGGATCTGAATCCCGCACAAATGCCACCGGATTACAAATTCGCGAACGCGGATTGGACGGGTGCCGAAGAGGCAAGACAGATGAAACGGGTTAGCGACTTCTCACGACGGTTCGCATATCTATTGGATGGGTATTCAGTCAACGACAAAGTCCCCGGCAGTCGTTGGCCAACGCTCAAGGCACTGCTGAACCAGATGGAACGGCACTACAGCGAGCACACCGCCAACACGCAAAAGAAGTTTCTTCTGCCGGGCTGGCCCTCCAAAGAGTGA
- a CDS encoding sulfatase-like hydrolase/transferase, whose translation MTRSATCLSAIVLFVALASSYGHAYAVDSIDRPNVLFIAVDDINDWVGCLGGHSQAKTPNIDRLARKGVLFEQAHCAAPLCSPSRTAIMMGLRPSTTGIYGNLNWFRDMPQYKDWVSLPQYFRRHGYVAWGGGKLYHQAHGKFSDAAAWGHVYSTSTGTLPPPKHERYKHGLRPKFESNPILARLIDWGPTDHAIEANPDWKTAEGAAQFLQRDHDKPFFLGCGIYLPHLPWYAPKKFFDIHPIEDIKLPPYEPDDFDDIPAIGRRMGERHIRHIRESGKWKEAVQGCLAADSFADACVGHVLDALENSRYRDNTIVVLWGDHGYDVGEKKIAKSALWEQTTRTPLIIYAPVAKVVETFGDQRATGPKVLTTSATPKQRPNVVTLYADDLGYRDIGCYGGPVKTPVLDKLAAGGVRFTDFHSGAPTCSPSRATFLTGRQHCRTGVYSVLDERFHRMHLLESETTIAEVLQENGYATAHFGKWHLGMPVQNRKNPTPTDHGFDYWFGVVNGPGPSHKDPTNFVRNGKRVGTIKGYSCQIVVDEALTWLDQKRDADEPFFLNLWFNEPHDPIAAPDEIVSQYGGLNEREAIYSGTIDNTDRAIGRLVAKLEKLGELNNTIIIYSSDNGSYLQKRNGELRGKKGALFEGGHRVPGIFYWKDGIAGGRVEKEPAGVVDLLPTLCGLIGIDKPGGVHLDGSDLAPLLTGSDSFNRHQPLFWMAEANMVMRVGDHTLFATSTAKSPIDFKSADRLMQEVKEVLGDDLEKELGGMDLRSRMFNGNFANPEANRLRAQHRKLYYFQESWIPELKKSGLGRVELYDLSKDLGQQENIAEKHPELAARLKEQAAAIHRSVMADAPEWPAPEELAAAKKSQENTRDWPAAGTSDTAKLLARIDKNPLPQGYDGNNHQSYVDRVMAGLKPEQRSQVGQLWKEKRRLDPDMPNPGASFVKILTHVAGSKGDSEKPPIRSGTRQEFR comes from the coding sequence TTGACGCGTTCCGCTACGTGCCTCTCGGCGATTGTACTCTTCGTCGCTCTCGCGTCATCGTATGGGCATGCCTACGCCGTCGACTCGATCGACCGGCCCAACGTCCTATTCATTGCCGTCGACGATATAAACGACTGGGTTGGATGTCTTGGCGGACATTCTCAGGCGAAGACTCCCAACATCGACCGGCTTGCGAGAAAAGGCGTTCTCTTCGAGCAAGCCCACTGCGCCGCTCCACTTTGCAGCCCGTCGCGTACCGCGATCATGATGGGGCTTCGTCCTTCAACGACCGGCATCTATGGCAATCTGAACTGGTTTCGCGACATGCCGCAGTACAAGGATTGGGTGTCGCTCCCGCAGTATTTCCGCAGGCACGGCTACGTCGCTTGGGGAGGCGGCAAACTTTACCATCAGGCTCACGGCAAATTCTCCGACGCTGCGGCCTGGGGTCATGTCTATTCCACTAGCACCGGCACTCTCCCGCCGCCGAAACACGAACGCTACAAGCATGGTTTGCGGCCGAAATTCGAATCCAACCCGATTCTCGCGCGTCTCATCGACTGGGGACCAACCGATCACGCGATCGAAGCCAATCCCGATTGGAAAACTGCGGAAGGTGCCGCTCAGTTTCTACAGCGAGATCATGACAAACCCTTCTTCCTCGGTTGTGGCATCTACCTGCCACATCTTCCCTGGTATGCCCCGAAGAAATTCTTCGACATTCATCCAATCGAAGACATCAAACTCCCACCGTACGAGCCGGACGATTTCGACGACATCCCCGCCATTGGCCGGCGGATGGGCGAACGTCACATCAGACACATTCGCGAGAGCGGCAAATGGAAGGAAGCCGTCCAGGGTTGCCTCGCAGCGGATTCGTTCGCGGATGCCTGCGTCGGGCATGTCCTCGACGCATTGGAAAACAGTCGTTATCGAGACAACACGATTGTTGTCCTTTGGGGCGATCACGGCTACGACGTCGGCGAAAAGAAGATCGCGAAGTCGGCGCTCTGGGAACAGACGACCCGGACACCGTTGATTATCTACGCCCCCGTAGCGAAAGTCGTCGAGACTTTCGGCGATCAACGGGCTACGGGGCCGAAAGTCTTGACGACTTCCGCTACGCCCAAGCAGCGTCCGAATGTCGTCACCCTCTACGCCGACGATCTTGGTTACCGCGACATCGGCTGCTACGGCGGTCCCGTCAAGACGCCCGTTCTCGACAAGTTGGCCGCCGGTGGGGTGCGTTTCACCGATTTCCACTCGGGCGCCCCTACCTGCTCCCCGTCGCGCGCCACGTTTCTAACAGGCCGTCAGCACTGCCGCACAGGAGTCTACTCGGTCCTCGACGAGCGTTTTCACCGGATGCACCTCCTGGAGAGCGAAACGACGATCGCCGAAGTGCTTCAAGAAAACGGCTATGCCACCGCCCACTTTGGCAAGTGGCACCTCGGCATGCCTGTCCAGAATCGCAAAAATCCCACTCCCACCGATCATGGCTTCGACTACTGGTTCGGTGTCGTCAACGGTCCTGGCCCCAGCCACAAGGACCCAACCAACTTCGTGCGCAATGGAAAGCGAGTTGGAACCATCAAAGGCTATTCCTGTCAGATCGTCGTCGACGAGGCTCTTACCTGGCTCGATCAAAAGCGTGACGCCGACGAACCCTTCTTCCTCAATCTCTGGTTCAATGAACCGCACGACCCGATCGCGGCACCCGACGAGATCGTTTCACAGTATGGCGGGCTCAACGAACGGGAAGCAATCTACAGTGGCACTATCGACAATACAGATCGGGCCATCGGGCGACTCGTCGCTAAGCTTGAAAAACTAGGTGAGCTGAACAACACCATCATCATCTACTCCTCCGACAACGGCAGTTACCTGCAAAAGCGAAACGGTGAGCTGCGTGGAAAGAAGGGGGCGCTTTTCGAAGGCGGGCATCGCGTCCCGGGCATCTTCTACTGGAAAGACGGGATCGCCGGCGGACGAGTCGAGAAGGAACCGGCTGGAGTCGTTGATCTTCTCCCCACTCTGTGTGGTCTGATCGGCATCGACAAACCCGGGGGCGTGCATCTCGACGGCTCCGACCTCGCACCGTTGCTCACTGGCTCCGATTCATTCAATAGGCATCAACCCCTGTTTTGGATGGCTGAGGCAAACATGGTCATGAGAGTGGGTGACCATACACTCTTCGCTACCAGTACTGCGAAATCGCCAATCGACTTCAAGAGCGCCGATCGACTCATGCAGGAAGTCAAAGAAGTCCTTGGCGATGATCTTGAGAAAGAGTTAGGCGGAATGGATCTTCGCTCCCGAATGTTCAACGGGAACTTCGCCAATCCCGAAGCCAATCGACTGAGGGCGCAACACCGGAAATTGTATTACTTCCAAGAGTCCTGGATCCCGGAACTCAAAAAGAGCGGACTTGGTCGTGTCGAGCTGTATGACCTCTCCAAGGATCTCGGTCAGCAAGAAAATATTGCGGAAAAGCATCCCGAACTCGCCGCCCGGTTGAAAGAGCAAGCCGCTGCCATCCACCGAAGTGTGATGGCGGACGCGCCAGAGTGGCCCGCCCCCGAAGAACTGGCCGCTGCGAAGAAGTCTCAAGAGAATACACGTGATTGGCCCGCCGCCGGCACATCCGATACCGCGAAGCTCCTCGCTCGCATCGACAAGAATCCTCTTCCCCAAGGCTACGACGGAAACAACCATCAGTCTTACGTCGACCGCGTCATGGCCGGTCTCAAACCCGAACAGCGTTCCCAGGTCGGCCAACTCTGGAAAGAAAAACGCCGTCTCGATCCTGACATGCCCAATCCGGGAGCGTCTTTCGTCAAAATCCTCACCCACGTTGCCGGAAGCAAGGGAGACAGCGAAAAGCCACCAATCCGTAGCGGAACTCGTCAAGAGTTTCGGTAG
- a CDS encoding PcfJ domain-containing protein, whose protein sequence is MKGRTPESLLRRVDEWHRKLATDNTQQMRQWQPSGIESFELKEGSLDKPNYRCWTIRELLSSKALVAEGRQLKHCVATYASSCARGRCSIWTVEIESYDGIVKSLTVEVQNGSRLITQARGKANRLPTDKEKHVLCRWASKAGLKLANYV, encoded by the coding sequence ATGAAAGGGCGAACTCCAGAGTCGCTTCTACGGCGTGTTGACGAATGGCATCGAAAGCTGGCCACTGATAACACGCAACAGATGCGTCAGTGGCAACCAAGCGGGATCGAGAGCTTCGAACTCAAAGAAGGCTCATTGGATAAACCCAACTACAGGTGCTGGACGATCCGAGAATTGCTCAGTAGCAAGGCACTGGTTGCAGAAGGTCGTCAACTGAAACACTGCGTGGCGACGTACGCTTCGTCCTGTGCCCGTGGCCGCTGTTCGATCTGGACAGTGGAGATCGAGTCGTATGATGGGATCGTGAAGTCACTCACCGTGGAAGTTCAAAATGGGTCGCGACTGATTACACAGGCAAGGGGCAAGGCAAATCGACTGCCGACCGACAAAGAAAAGCATGTTCTTTGCCGCTGGGCCTCGAAGGCAGGGTTGAAGCTGGCAAACTATGTTTGA
- a CDS encoding ABC transporter ATP-binding protein, whose product MTSIAEPNTDQADRLPASDYAFRVEDIYRTYFLKGETVHALRGVSFDVLQGEYIAIMGPSGSGKSTLLNVLGCLDRPTSGKYLLAGDDVSTISDYQLSRIRGRRIGFVFQSYNLLLQLNVMENIKVPLQYQGLIGKDANEKCRELAQQVGLGDRLYHKPTELSGGQQQRVAIARSLVNDPYFVLADEATGNLDSKTTDEVLDLFQKLNESGKTIVMITHEDEVAERAKRVIRLRDGLIESDERNE is encoded by the coding sequence ATGACAAGCATCGCTGAACCAAACACCGACCAGGCCGATCGCCTCCCGGCAAGCGACTATGCGTTTCGAGTCGAGGACATCTATCGAACGTATTTTCTCAAAGGAGAAACTGTTCACGCCTTGCGAGGTGTTTCGTTTGATGTGCTGCAAGGTGAATACATCGCGATCATGGGACCATCGGGATCGGGGAAAAGCACGCTGCTCAATGTGCTTGGTTGCCTCGATCGACCGACGAGCGGCAAGTACCTCCTGGCCGGCGATGATGTTTCGACAATTAGTGACTATCAGTTGTCGCGAATCCGTGGTCGTCGAATTGGGTTCGTCTTTCAATCGTACAATCTGCTGCTGCAACTCAATGTGATGGAAAACATCAAGGTGCCGCTGCAGTACCAGGGTTTGATCGGCAAGGACGCGAACGAAAAATGCCGCGAACTTGCTCAGCAGGTTGGTCTGGGTGACCGCTTGTATCACAAACCAACTGAATTGTCCGGAGGTCAGCAACAACGAGTGGCGATCGCTAGAAGTCTCGTGAACGACCCCTACTTTGTTCTGGCGGACGAAGCGACCGGAAACCTGGATTCCAAAACCACGGACGAAGTCCTTGACCTTTTTCAGAAGCTGAATGAAAGCGGCAAGACGATCGTCATGATCACGCACGAGGACGAAGTCGCTGAACGAGCGAAACGAGTGATTCGATTGCGTGACGGCCTGATCGAGTCCGACGAGCGGAATGAGTAG
- a CDS encoding A24 family peptidase, translated as MDTLLHGITENWTIWFVTVVLIVAAVIDGMILKVPNWLTFPFIICGWTHWFIQGGFPELGYSLLGTFVGMMLLLPLRNVGGMGAGDVKLLAGIGAWCGTMITLKAFAATAIVGGIMAAFMILKSGAWMKHYAQFLKIMEEWRTIRKPEQLAAIARERKPTMYLLPYGIPMAIGTIIYFAATGQLV; from the coding sequence ATGGACACTCTCCTTCACGGCATCACCGAAAACTGGACCATCTGGTTCGTGACGGTTGTCCTCATCGTTGCTGCTGTCATCGACGGCATGATTTTGAAAGTCCCAAACTGGTTGACTTTCCCGTTCATCATTTGCGGTTGGACCCACTGGTTCATCCAGGGCGGCTTTCCTGAACTGGGATACAGCCTGCTGGGTACCTTCGTCGGCATGATGCTCTTGTTGCCACTTCGCAATGTAGGCGGAATGGGAGCAGGCGACGTGAAACTGCTGGCAGGCATCGGTGCCTGGTGCGGGACCATGATCACGTTGAAAGCTTTTGCCGCGACCGCCATTGTCGGCGGAATCATGGCTGCGTTCATGATTTTGAAGAGCGGAGCGTGGATGAAACACTACGCTCAGTTCCTGAAGATCATGGAAGAATGGCGAACGATCCGCAAACCGGAGCAACTCGCCGCGATCGCTCGAGAGCGAAAGCCAACGATGTACCTCTTGCCATATGGAATTCCAATGGCGATCGGAACGATCATCTACTTCGCCGCAACGGGCCAATTGGTCTGA